The following proteins are co-located in the Anas platyrhynchos isolate ZD024472 breed Pekin duck chromosome 1, IASCAAS_PekinDuck_T2T, whole genome shotgun sequence genome:
- the LOC101791515 gene encoding suppressor of cytokine signaling 1 gives MIRGRPDDLHNTHATVPRPQRQHRSVLPSPVPPGLPDRFRMFRSCEWEVLERSLNILQASDFYWGPLSVGEAHAKLQREPVGTYLVRDSSQGNCLFSLSVRMPTGPVSLRISFQEGYFRLKNWFSDCVVRLLELVVAGTRNNPLHFDEMGGTPLVFSEPLCRSRRAVPTLRELCRRRLPAGAAAAGDTTGTCPQEVVASPPGRRRGSEQSVGSGPSAAGAGR, from the coding sequence ATGATCAGAGGGAGGCCAGATGATCTGCACAACACGCACGCCACTGTTCCTCGTCCGCAAAGGCAGCATCGGAGCGtcctccccagccccgtgccgcCCGGCTTGCCCGATCGCTTCCGGATGTTTCGCAGCTGCGAGTGGGAGGTCCTGGAGCGGTCCCTCAACATCCTCCAGGCCAGCGACTTCTACTGGGGTCCCCTGTCCGTGGGGGAGGCCCACGCCAAGCTCCAGCGGGAGCCCGTTGGCACCTACTTGGTGCGGGACAGCTCGCAGGGCAACTGCTTGTTCAGCCTGAGCGTGCGGATGCCCACGGGGCCCGTCAGCCTCCGCATCTCTTTCCAGGAGGGCTATTTCCGCCTGAAGAACTGGTTTTCGGACTGCGTGGTccggctgctggagctggtggtGGCGGGGACCCGCAACAACCCCTTGCACTTTGATGAGATGGGGGGAACCCCCCTGGTCTTCTCGGAGCCCCTGTGCCGGAGCCGCCGAGCGGTGCCCACGCTTCGAGAACTGTGCCGCCGGCGCCTGCCTGCTGGCGCTGCTGCCGCGGGGGACACCACAGGGACGTGCCCgcaggaggtggtggcgtcacCCCCGGGCAGGAGACGGGGGTCAGAGCAAAGTGTTGGCTCCGGCCCCTCCGCAGCCGGGGCTGGGAGATGA